In Chryseobacterium gleum, a single genomic region encodes these proteins:
- a CDS encoding YceD family protein, which produces MDKLRNYDVSFSGLKNGRHEFKFEIDKTFFQLFDTEQEFTNPRIEVNVSLDKHTTFLEFEIKIKGLVELVCDITNENFDYPIENEIKILVNFGEEYDDSNEDVITIPTGEHAFNVAHLIYENVMLSIPMKKISPNVSDEDLKILDQFSPKDIEVAEEEEHESDPRWDALKKLRDNN; this is translated from the coding sequence CCGGACTTAAAAACGGAAGACACGAGTTCAAGTTTGAGATAGATAAAACGTTCTTTCAATTATTTGACACTGAGCAGGAATTTACAAATCCCAGAATAGAAGTGAATGTATCACTTGATAAACACACTACTTTCCTGGAGTTTGAGATTAAAATTAAAGGACTGGTTGAATTGGTTTGTGACATCACAAATGAAAATTTCGACTATCCTATAGAGAATGAGATCAAGATTCTGGTAAATTTCGGGGAAGAATATGATGACAGCAATGAAGATGTGATTACCATTCCTACCGGAGAGCACGCCTTCAACGTAGCGCATTTGATCTACGAAAATGTAATGCTTTCTATCCCGATGAAAAAGATTTCACCGAATGTAAGTGATGAAGATCTTAAAATTCTTGACCAGTTCAGTCCTAAAGATATTGAAGTAGCAGAAGAGGAAGAACATGAAAGCGATCCAAGATGGGATGCTTTAAAAAAATTAAGAGACAATAATTAA
- the rpmF gene encoding 50S ribosomal protein L32: MAHPKRRQSSTRRDKRRTHYKAVVPQLAKDATTGELHLYHRAHWHEGKLYYRGKVVLEKEVAATEEN, from the coding sequence ATGGCACATCCAAAGAGAAGACAGTCGTCTACAAGAAGAGATAAGAGAAGAACTCACTACAAAGCTGTAGTTCCTCAATTAGCTAAAGATGCAACAACAGGAGAGCTTCACCTATACCACAGAGCTCACTGGCATGAAGGAAAATTGTACTACAGAGGTAAAGTAGTATTGGAAAAAGAAGTAGCTGCTACTGAAGAAAACTAA